The sequence CAGTGACGGTGGTGAAGAAGCTGTAGGGGTTGCTGGAGTCGGAGGAGGACACGTTGAGTACTGCAGTCGCCGTGGTGTTGCCGGCGGAGTTGGTCACCATGCAGGTGTATTGGCCCGTGTCCTGCACAGTAACGTTGGTGAAATTCAGGGTTCCGTCATGAAGGACTGAGATCCTGACGCGGTATGATCCGTGGGTCatgagggtgccatttggggtgagCCAGTTGACAGACGTCATGGAGGTGCCAGTGCGACACTTCAGCTCCGCGGCCATACCCTCTGTGACATTGAGGTCGGTGGGTGGCTCTACGATGACGGGAGCGTAGCATGTGAAGTGGCTCTGGTCCAGCTCACCGATGTAGCGGCCCTTAAGGACTGGGGGCGCATGGCAACGGGCACAGCATGTGGTGTTACTGGGCACGGTCTCCTTGagccaccaactgagccacaggacaTCGCAGTTGCACACCCAGGGGTTGTGGTTGAGGTGCACCCGCTCCAACTGGTGCAGCGGGGTGAAGAGGTCGTGGGGCAGTGAATGCAGAGAGTTGTGGGACAGGTTGAGCTCCTCCAGGTTCTTCAGGTCGTCGAAGGCATTGCGCTCAATGACCGTCACCTTGGAGTGCATGAGCCACAGCTTGCGCAGTGACACCAGGCCCTGGAAGGAGCCTGGCCTGACGATCCCCAGCTGGTTTCCTGACAGCTCCAGCTCCTCCAGTCTGACCAAGGGCGTGAGGTTGGGGATGTCCTTCAGGCCGCACATGCCCAGGTTCAGGAAGCGCAAGTTGACCAGGCCCTCAAAGGCGGCCTCGGAGATGTAGTCCAGCTTTCTGAGTTCGCCCAGGTCGAGCCGGCGCAGGGAGGGAACGCGGTGAAAGGCGTACGCTGGCAGTGTCTCGATGGGGTTGTTCCGTAGCCAGAGCTCCCGCAGCTTGCTGAGGTACTCAAAGGCCTGCGATGGTACCAGCGTGAGGCGATTGTCAAAGAGCTCAAGGGTGTTGAGGTTTGGCAGGCCATTGAACGCGCCCACCTCAATCTGTCGGATGTGATTCTTGGAGAGCTGCAGTATTTCCAAATGCCGCAGGTGCTTGAACGTGTCTGACTTTATCACCTGTTGAGAGATATAAAAACATGCTTGTACATTGTAGCCATATGAAAACACTCTGCCGTAAAGCATACTCTGTTCATATGCGTACATGTATGAATTTTGGGATAATGTAATGAGAGAAAGGCATATTTACCTGAATCGTGTTCTCTTGTAAGTTGAGGTATCTTGTGTTCACAGATATACTGTCCGGTACGTCCTCTAAACTCTTCCTTGTACAGATGACGCGGCTTGCCTGATTGGAGCAGCTACAGGGGTTGGGACATGGGGGCATGGCCTCTGTCAGCTGAGGACCATGGTGGTGAAGCCACAGCAAAAGCTGGACCAaccagaggaggggggagggggtggaggggctgGTCACCATGACAACATGCATGGCAAATATGTCATGACCCACCCTTAGTTCTAATATGTTGATAAATCAATCACCTCCGATACAAGACAATTAAGTGGTTCTCTTGATGTTCATTTTACCAATACATTCTATTCTTCTCTTTCAAGTCGTTTTAAAAATCATGAAGAACTGTTAGATATTAAATGGTCTCTTGATTTATCATTTATATTTCCTCACTTGGCTTTGTTCATGTCAGTTTAAATATAGAATGCCGTCTATTTTTCAGCATATTTTTTTTGAGAATTAATAATTGTCCCATGACAATTATTACAATAAAAAGGGAGATGTTTGGTGAATCGGCTCTTGAAAGGGGTGTCTCTATGGAGGGTAGATGCTCCTCactgtaggagggagagagagagagaaagaaagaaagaaagaaagaaagaaagaaagaaagaaagagggatcaGACAACTGAACAAGGCATGAGTACTGACACATTTGCTCTGTAACTGTAGAAGCACTGTGAAATATTTAATAATGTGGGATGCAATTTGAAGATTGATGGTCAATAGATAAAATGCATGGAAAGCATGTAAACTTTCAGGTTTACACTAGAGCATTGGTTCTCACAAATTAGGCTCTAGAGCCTACTATTGAGTCACCTACTATTTAATTCATAGGTTGAGGTAAAAATGTTGGTCAAGGCTTGATACTTGTTCAAAAGGTGGATCACAAAATTCTAAAACACTCACTTGAAAGCTAAGGTGTGTCACAACTCAAAGCACCACAGGCCTAGAGAAAAATAAATATTGGTCATGAAATAAATATAGTGTATGATTCATTACTCAATGATGAGAGTAAAACAAACACCTTTGGTTTTTATGAGCATAATCATACGgtaatg is a genomic window of Salmo trutta chromosome 10, fSalTru1.1, whole genome shotgun sequence containing:
- the LOC115200964 gene encoding leucine-rich repeat-containing protein 4B-like codes for the protein MHVVMVTSPSTPSPLLWLVQLLLWLHHHGPQLTEAMPPCPNPCSCSNQASRVICTRKSLEDVPDSISVNTRYLNLQENTIQVIKSDTFKHLRHLEILQLSKNHIRQIEVGAFNGLPNLNTLELFDNRLTLVPSQAFEYLSKLRELWLRNNPIETLPAYAFHRVPSLRRLDLGELRKLDYISEAAFEGLVNLRFLNLGMCGLKDIPNLTPLVRLEELELSGNQLGIVRPGSFQGLVSLRKLWLMHSKVTVIERNAFDDLKNLEELNLSHNSLHSLPHDLFTPLHQLERVHLNHNPWVCNCDVLWLSWWLKETVPSNTTCCARCHAPPVLKGRYIGELDQSHFTCYAPVIVEPPTDLNVTEGMAAELKCRTGTSMTSVNWLTPNGTLMTHGSYRVRISVLHDGTLNFTNVTVQDTGQYTCMVTNSAGNTTATAVLNVSSSDSSNPYSFFTTVTVETVETNNGEDAGRQYINETYVPPDYLGPTFSGGVLGKGRAGFTISPSRSSLSSFSPRATRNTENTVTVSIMDVTNITGLDDVMKTTKIIIGCFVAITFMAAVMLVVFYKLRKQHQLHKHHGPTRAIEIINVEDEIGAGAGSGISGGSTMQSGCGGDGTLRMHHPERVNLPNIGRSEHLNHYYKTNHFNNNVMGLSIGTGAGVGILSNKNNLSPLSQQGQDIPISCTQVPISSATFQTMSGNGTNTNPLSVSPPLPMSLPMPPMGLHGSIKGFMGQNQNPQMEPLLFKGNSKENVQETQI